The genomic interval ACATCGCGTACATCGTCCAGAATACGGGGGTGCGCACCGCTTCCTTCGGGCTGCGGTCGATCTTGGTCTGGGGAAGGCGCAGGTTCTTGCGCCGGATCGGCACGGCGACCGAGGGCTTGCGCAGGAAGAAGGACAGCAGGACGACGACCGCGCCCTGGCCGAGGCCGAACACGAGGAAGGCCTGGGCATAGCCGCTGGCGGCGATCATGTTGGCGATCGGGATCACCGTGATCGCCGCGCCCGCGCCGAAGCCCGCCGCGGTCGCGCCCGCCGCCAGCCCGCGCCGGTCCGGAAACCATTTCAGGGCGTTGCCGACGCAGGTGCCGTAGACCGAGCCCGCGCCGATGCCGCCGATCACCGCGGCGGTGTAGAGCAGGAAGAGGGAGTCGGCATAGGCGTTCAGGGCCCAGGACAGGGCGATCATGACGCCGCCGAAGCAGACCACGATCCGCGGCCCGTAGCGATCGACGAACCACGTCTCGACCGGCACGAGCCAGGTTTCGGTGGCGACGAAGATCGTGAAGGCGAACTGGATCGCCGTACGCCCCCATTGGTGCTGCGCATCGATCGGATCGACGAAGAGCGTCCAGCCATACTGAAGGTTGGCGATCATGGCCATGCAGAGCACGCCGAAGGCCAGTTGCCACCACTTGGTGGAAGGCGCATCCGAAGGCGCCTGGAGCGGCGCGTGTTGCTCTGCCGGTTGGTGTACCATCCGGTTCTCTCCCTGAACGTTTCTCGTGCTCCCCTGGCGCCGCATCATGCACAATGATGCTAGGCATACAATATACCAGAGCAGAAAGTCCGTCCGCGATGCTGCGGCAACCCGGCACACCGGGCGACGGCATCGGCGCGCGCACTTCAAAGAATGCGCGGCGTCGGGACCGGAAAACGCGTCGGCGCGCACCGGGCGTCTGAGCCCGGCACGCGCCGACATTCTTCGAAAGGCCGGGCGGCGGCCCGGCCTGTGCGCGGCCTCAGTGGGCGGAGACCGTCTCCGGCTTGGCCTCCAAGGCGGCCGACTCCCGCGTGTAGGCCTGCCGCATCGGCTTGAGGACGAAGATCGCCATCAGCGCCGCGAGGATGTTGAGCGCGGCGGCCGCCAGGAACACCGCGTGCCAGCTCCCCGTCATCGTCGTGAGGATGCTGGTATAGGGCACGATCAGCGCCGCCGTGCCCTTGGCGGTGTAGAGCAGGCCGGCATTGGTGGCGGCGTATTTCGAGCCGAAGGTGTCGCCGCAAGTCGCTGGGAACAGCGAGTAGATCTCGCCCCAGGCGAAGAACACCAGACCGGTCAGGATCACGAACAGGATCGGGTCCTGGCCGAACTGGCTCAGCAGGTAGATGCCCACACCCTCGATGCCGAAGGAAAGGAACATCGTGTTCTCACGGCCGATATGGTCGGAGATCCAGCCGAAGAGCGGGCGCGTCACGCCGTTGA from Methylobacterium sp. AMS5 carries:
- the oxlT gene encoding oxalate/formate MFS antiporter → MVHQPAEQHAPLQAPSDAPSTKWWQLAFGVLCMAMIANLQYGWTLFVDPIDAQHQWGRTAIQFAFTIFVATETWLVPVETWFVDRYGPRIVVCFGGVMIALSWALNAYADSLFLLYTAAVIGGIGAGSVYGTCVGNALKWFPDRRGLAAGATAAGFGAGAAITVIPIANMIAASGYAQAFLVFGLGQGAVVVLLSFFLRKPSVAVPIRRKNLRLPQTKIDRSPKEAVRTPVFWTMYAMFVMVASGGLMAAAQIAPIAHDFKVADVTMNLFGLQMAALTLAISLDRIFDGFGRPFFGWVSDNIGRENTMFIAFVIAATACILLLGYGRNPVVFVLCTAMYFGVFGEIYSLFPATCGDTFGSNYAASNAGLLYTAKGTAAFLVPFASVLSASYGWSAVFGLIIGLNILAAALAVFVLKPMRRRYLAAEAEIADAAEARAVTLA